The Anopheles moucheti chromosome 3, idAnoMoucSN_F20_07, whole genome shotgun sequence genome contains the following window.
CTTTAGTTAGTTTTTCCGGTGCTTTCGGGTTTATCCCATCGCTGCTAATTTCCCCACGCAGGGCCTCACACATAAAAGGAGTGGATGTGAATGTTGTCTTGAATCTTGAATGTTGACAGATATAAAATCCCAAttatagttttttgttttgtttccaatgGCAACAGCAAGTCGAGTCTGTGGTGCTCTTCAATGGTCATTATAAGAACGTTATCTTAAGTGCGGACAGACGGTAAAGATTAAGTTTTGGGCTTAGCACAGATCATACACAAGACTGACTAATTATCTATGGATGATTGAATACTCATAGCAACGAATAAGAGATTAATTTCATAGGTCATCATATGGccaataaattataatatctATACATAGTTCATTTtggtaaaatatatattttttattatcagGACAATAAAAGTATCCCTTAAGCGTGCTGGCatctttttaaaattgttgaaacaATCTGTATGTTTGAAGTAACACGGTTATATTtcatgacgcattatgcatttttCCATGAGTATTGGTGCTCGTCTACAAAACTACCCTAAAGTGAGGAGGTTAGTGGAGCTATAACTTATGTTATGATCATTTTGAACGATTTTTGTCATGTTTACGCTTCTAACATCGAATGGAAATCACTCTTCCAGCCGGCTGAGAATCCAGTCTATGTAATTCTCCACCTTGGTGTACACGCCCGGTGCACTTTGTTTGCCGCATGTCCGCAAGCCAAACGACACCACACCGTACTGGACGTAGCGTGAGTGTTGCATACTGATCGACTTTAACGGACCGCCCGAATCACCGGAACAGTTGTCGGACAGATCGGCACCGATCGCGCACAGCTGCGTGTCGGTGATTCGGACGAATTTGTCTTTCTGCCGTAGCTGCGTCTGGCACGCATCGTTCTGCACCAGAGTCAGCTTGGTGTACTGCAGCTTGTTCGAGAACAGAGCGTTGTGCGTTTGGCCCCAACCGACCACGAAGAAGACCGTCTGTTTGGTACCGAGTGCGGGTGACACCGGTAGACATATCGGTAGTACATCTGGAAGATAAGAAAACATCACACGAAATAGTGGGTCAGGTTGCATAATTTGGAGGCTGGTGACCCAGTGGGGACTCACTATCGTTCAGATCTGCTCGGCGAGCCAGGCGTATCAGCCCGATGTCGTTCATCTTGTAGCGACCACTGTAGTCCTCGTGGCTGAAGGTACGCTCCACTGGTATGTCCTGCGGTGCCATTGCACACTCCCCGTGCTTATCACAATCGATCGTACTGTTCAGATCGTACTCGCCAAGCCGCACGAACGCACTGTTCCCATTgtggaaaaggaaacgaaTGTTCTCAGAAATAAATGCTAAGGTACATTTCCACCTGATACTTACGCATCATTGCTCACGAGACAGTGTGCCGCCGTCAGTACGTAGCGCTCGTTGATCAGCGTACCGCCGCAGAAGAAGTTGCCGGTTTTGGATTTCAGCAGCGCCATCCACGGAAACTGAAACAGTTTAGCATCCTGGCCGAACGAAATCTTGTCGTCCGTGTAGGAACCACACTGCTCCAGATCGAGCAGGTCCAATCCACGCCGAGAGGCAGGCTCATCCAACGGCACGGGATCTTCACAGCACACCTTGAACACCTGCACGAGCGTGAATGCATTATTATAACAAACATTCTACCAACACTGCCCGAAAGACACGCACACTTTTGCCGTCGATTCTTTCCCGTTCGCAGACCCGTCGCCGAAACTCATCCCTCAAGCTGGTCGACCATTTGGCGGGCTGATTATGGTGCGGACTGAATCGTTCACAGTCATGAATATTTATGCACGATTCACCATCGGGGCATTTGTTGAACTCTGTTGAAAATGTGAGCATTTTAACCATTTGAGTGAGGGGGGGATAAACTAACAGGGATACTTACGTGCGGTGACTGTTTGGCAGCAAGCGACGAACACCACCCAACCGGTCAGGATCAGTGTGCCCGAATGCATCTCTAAGCCGAACCGGTACAGATAAACTCCGGTGTTGCTGTGTTCGATTCGACGGCGTTTCCGGCTGTAGTGTGCGCGACGACAACGGGACTGGCTCCTTTTATAACCGTGCACAAAACCGTGCCTTCCCCTGGTTTAGGGGTGTGTACGTTACGCTGGCCTCCCCgggggtgtttttgttttcgcgaTCGTGTGAGTGTCAGCtggataaaaacaaaccaccgcaCTGATCCTTTGGCAGTGTGTGCGTATCGGTAAGCGGTGGGCATCGTGCTATGTGTATTGAGATTGCTATCGGATTATCAAGATGTACCCTTTGCCGCGAGACAGTTGTTGGTGTGTGCTCGACTAATCTCATGCAAGATAAACCATTTTATTCCTCAATGTTTGCTCACGTTCCAAAAGCATGCCTGCACAGCATGGTTGGgatttttcgttttgtaattatttttccattgctCGACAATTCTACACTTTCAAAATCATATAAATATACAGAAATATATGTCTATAACCATTTTCTGCGGGAAATCACCTACAAAAAGGCACCTTAGCATTAGATTCCGTGGTAGTAGGTCTGCGGTACAACTGTGCTACTTCAAGACAGCTTTCCACGATGTTTTTTCTTGAGTACTCCGAGTAGTATTTGGTACAATTAGTCTGATTGCACATGTTATGCTGTCACCATGTGGAAGTTTGAGAATTTTTATTTAGATTGGGGCCAACAAACTCCATGGAAATTATGACGTTTTAAAACCATGTCTACCATGACTGTTTGTGACTGGCAAAGAAACTTGAGTATTATCCTATGTCAGAAATATTCATATATCAGTTGTAATGCGGATATAGTACAGTGTGTCGAAACATAATTCCTCATACTGCTTCATCAAGCTGTATAGCGATCAGTCTGGTTGAACGATCTGATTGATCGTTCATAATCGTAAAGAAAGTAACTATCCTTTATATACCAAAGATCATTTTCAATCTTATCAGTAATTTCCAAGTCTGGTGTCTGAAAAATAGAATATTAACGTCATATGTTTGGTATGGAACCTCAATGATTTTGGTTGGTTCTCTACCACGACGAGCCCCTTTTGAGCTCTTTAAACATATAATGCGCCTCGCCTGGGTTTCCAGGAGATTTTTTCATTCAGTCATTGGAGGATTCATTAGATCAATGGGTTGACATAGCAAGGCCCATCCAAACCAAAGAACCGAATCAAGGAGTCTTTATACGGGGCATATCTGTATAAGTCAGTAAGGGATATACAAAAAAGTCACCATTAAGAGTAAAAGAGAACATCGTGCAGATCATATGGTCCTTCTATCGTTTTGGAGTATATAAGAGAAACAACGAGCCATCATCAAAGCATGGTGACAGTGCCGTCGATGATAATATCATTGTCGTTTATGTGCTGCATCGAAGAATGCGTCTTGTCACAGAACAGGTACGCTCGAGCGGCACACTTCATTCATAACATATTAATGCATCTTTCGGGAATATCAGTCTGGTTTGGGAAATCCTTTTCGTTATTCCCCAAAATCAGGCAGgcagaaaaggaagaacaacaaGTACGACAAAAAGGCTTTCAAAGACAAAGGGTTCACCAATTCtgaagaaatattttcaatcCGTATGTCGACCTCACAATCGAGGAGAATGTTACGACACCGTGCTTGCCTGATGCTTTATCTCGTTGTCCAATCCGATCGAAAGAAGCTGTAGGGCAAATCCACAGTAAGTGTAAACTTCCTTATCAGACCCCAATTCGTGCCATGTTTTGGACCAACACAACCAACACACGGACCAGGCACACGAACTTTCTCACCGAGCTCTACTCATTCGACTGATGGGTTGTATGTGAAACGTATGTGTTTAAAGCGTCTCAAAAATCGTCTAATCTTACGGAGGTGCGTTCCCTCTGTTTCTTGTCATAGTTTTCTCAATTTTGGTCGACCGTTACGCCTTTCTGTACCGAATGCTTAATAGGACACTGGGCGGTATTGTACTTTTGTGTTTGAATATGATCGCTGCTTCACAGCAATACGCAATAACTTGACCGAAATGGATGAAttcaaacgaaaagaaacattGGCATGAACATCTTCATCGTAATACAAGCAACACGATTTAAGTTCTAAGTTATCTTTGCAATTTATCTTGCAAGCCAACTATACTCGTTGGATTTTCTAGTTGTGTTAATTTTCCTTATTGAGTGGGGTTTATCCGGCGAACGAAACTCAATACAGACCTTCCCACTTTACTTCCCGACGCCATCAAGTCACATATCTATAACATTGTTGGCACTACTTTTGGCGCTCATTAATTTTACTCATCATTTTTTAAGTCTTTTGTGTACGTTTCTTCATGCTTTATAGTTCTGAAGAACGTAAGAAAACTTCCTCCCATTCGATTACTGAAATGTTGTAACCATTACTCATTGCGTACCCGGGACATGTAACCCCACGCTGCACACGCTGATTCATACAACAAGCCATCTTCAGTAAGAAAGTGATTCCCTTTCGTGCAGAACACCGTTAAGAATAAGGGGACACACCCAACCGGGGAACAACCTATTTGTCAACGATTCACAAAGTAACGAATGATGGTGTTTAGTGGTAATTCACAATGTCAACGGTGTTTAATAATGGAAAACCGCTTGGAACACATAGCAACAATGAGTGAAAATGCTAAAAGAATGGCTCATGCTTCCCATGATACTTTTAAATTTCCAAAGTTTCATGAATTTGCTAATATAATACTTACCGAAAGACTttaatgttcttttattttgctaaTAAAAGCGCCTTCACGCGACATGATTTATATTAACTGTCATCCGTTTCCCAATATCCACAgcttgtttgatttttaataaataatttcaaaccGCATGGAAGCGATCCTGTGATCATACTGTAAGTAACAACATTCGTATCATCTCGCTTCCTATTCatggtaatattttattttttacatatGTTTGTTATGAACATCATATCCACTATGATTGAGCCAACACGCACGTCGTCGAATCGTACGGTGTTGCGATGGAAAGGTATGTTTGTTGAGCCTGCTCAATGTTTCGTCCTTCATCCAGTTTTCATTCCTCCAGGTTATCCAATATCCAGTTGATGTAGCTTTCCACCCTAGTATAAACACCTGGTGCACTTTGCTTGCCACATGTTGGCAACCCGAACGACACTAAACCGTACTGGACGTAGCGTGCGTTGACGCTGATCGATTTGAGCGGTCCACCCGAATCACCGACACAGTTATCGCTCAGCTTCGTACCGATCGCACAAATCTGATTGTCGTTTAACTTTGTGTACGGATCCACAATTAACAGTTGCCGTTCGCACTCGTCGTTTGCCAGCAAACTCAGCTTGGTGAACTGAAGCTTGTCCGAGAATGGAGCGGATTCTGTAGCTCCCCAACCGGCAACGAAATAGAATTTCAGTGTGGTACGCATTACTGGGGATACGGGTAAACAGATTGGTGATACATCTGTGGAGAAGGAAAGCAACAGTTAGAAAGGTAGCGAGTAAGCGTGGGGagaaatttataaaattaaatcataatACTAACTATCATTGAAGGATGCTGCTCGAGCCAAACGGATCAATCCAATGTCGTTCACCTTTCGACGCGCGCTGTAATTTTCGTGCACGATTATTCGTTCGACCGAAATGTCTTGCGGTGGCGGTGCGCACAACTCACCGCGTTTGTCACAATCGGTTGTGTTTCTCAGATCAAACTCGCCCAAACGAACTATCGCACTAACGATCACAAGAGAAAGATATCAGAAGTTGTTGTAGATGCTCCTTCAGTAACATTATTGATACCTACATATCGGTGTGCTTGAGACAGTGTGCCGCCGACAGTACGTAACGCTCGTTGATCAGCGTACCGCCACAGAGGAAGCTACCAATCTTGGGTTTTAGGAGCGCCATCCAAGGATACTGGAATAGTTTGGCATCCTGGCCGAAGGCGATCCTATCTTCAGAGTATGCTCCGCAACCTTCCAGATCGAGCACCTCCAGACCTCGCTTGCGGTTACTGTTGTAGGTTACTGATTTTTGACAGCACACCTTGTATATCTGCACGAATGAGATCACTTTGATTCTAGCGCCCAATTTGTTCCAATTGAAACAATATACTCACATTTCCACTACTGGACTTTTCTCGTTGACAGACCTTCGCCCGGAATTCATTTCTGATGCTATCGGACCATTTGGAAGGTTCGTTAAAGTGTGGACCAAATCGGGCACATTCGTTAATGTTGATGCATCTATCACTACCGGTGCATTGGTTGAACTCTGTAGGATACGAACTCGCTTGTTAACAAAAACTCCTCAATTGGATACGGCATTCAATTGCAAAGAACTTACGTGCTACTACTATCTGGCAGATGGTGGCAATCAGCAGCGTAACGGAAAGGATTGTTGTAGAAGTCTGCATGTTGGTTGATGCGTTACGCCAAGATCAGTTATCCAGCAGATCGGGCGTGCGACCGGAAGCAGTTTGAGCACGCTGTACGGAGATCCAGCGACTTTTATAATACACTCACGCCCTCAGAGCTTCTACCGTGGATGAATGTGTTGTTGTGCGGTTGTTAAGCGTTATTTACCATCGTTAAGCATATGTGTGCGTTTGATCGTGTCTTTAATGCATAGCAAATGTTTGGATGCACCACACACGAGTCACGCCGTTACGCTGCAGCTACCACTACTGAGGAAATATTTTCAATCCGTAGGCAAAGAATGTCGCGACACCGTGCCCTGCTAATTGTTCCACTGTTTCACGTCTACAACAATCGGAGGACAGTCTGCCACACGCAGACAGCTAGGCACGCCGAGGGGTAGAACACACCACAGTTGGGAACTCCCCTGTAATACGCGCCCAGTGCTGGATCGACTGACACACACGGATCAAGCAGCTGAACTGTCCCAACGAGCTTTGCTCATGCGACTGATGGGATGGGTGTAAAACGcatgtttttaaaacatctcaCCAACCTCCACCGGACAAGCCTTGCGGACGACTTCCCGGTCTGTTCTCCCTGTTTGTTGCCGTCCCTATTGCCGGTTTCGATCCACCGTTACGCCTTTCCGTGCCGCTCGCTTTACATTACACTGCGTGTGATTTTACCTTGAATATATGATCGCTGTCTCACCCTCTCTGCTTCATAATCGTGGCCACGATCTTTCTCTCGCTGACGCTTCCGCTACAACCGCTGACGCTTTCTTCGACGCATTTGTGTTGTGCGGGGTTTGCGCGTTCGGAAACGTTTCTGTTGCTTCGGCAAGAAGATGGCCGTGAAATGAAGAAGCTCGAAAGCAAAGCAGAAACAAGTTTGACAACACCGATTGTTGCTGGTTTTTTGCCTCGACTTGGAATCTTCTAAAACCTGGACTACACCTGGTGTGATAAAGGTTGAAAGCAAAGGAAGAAGCTTTGGCTGTGTGTTAATTAAACCGGAAAGTCCAGCGGATCGTGTTCCATCCAGTTGTTCTGGaaattttgggtttttttttgtgaagctTAGAATTTGCTAGAAGAAATTCTATTCTTAACGGCCCGTACAACCGAATTATGATCGCTTGCGCTATTTTCGACTAGTTTTTCTTGCTTAAATTACATGCACGGTGATGCGACAATTGgtgaaatcaatttaaatttacattctGTATGCAATGTATTAAAGACTTTATGTCCATTCGAATAGCGAGGTAGTCGTAATTCAATTCGGTGGTGCTCCTTATCACTTCCATGCTCCAAATATGtttgttgaaattaattttgaagGACAGACTATTGACCGTTGGCGAAATCCTTTTTTCAAACAGGAagtaaatatttctttaaaataataacGTTAAACGTCAcctgttttatttataagGGGTATGTAAAATACTTTAGTgaatttaatgttttcaatGCACATTTCCTTGCCTGTTTCACGCACAACCGGTTAATTTGTCACATTTGGTCACCTTCGTAAGCTTCCCAGTTGTTGGCATTGAGTTTGCAATATGGGCAATATAAAAACAGGTTATTACGTGTGAAGTGGCCGTATTTGACGTCGTATGTCATCCGCACCAGAGATCTTTACGTGTTGGATCTTTACTAACTTTAACTAACCGCTGCTGACGGAATGCGGCTGGAATTAATCTTCTTTGAGATGTACGCTTAATCTTATTGCCGTTGTAAGCGTACTCACGTATACACGCATCGGTTCGATTCGTGTTCCGATTTGATACGCGTAGCAAACAGATAACGTTGACTCACAGTGAAACCATTCCAATAATGCAAACAATAACGTAATTAGACGGTTATGGTGATGTATTGTAATGCTATACTGCCTACGGGTAATTTAAAGTCATTGATAGTAACAGATGCAATTAATTTTATCTTCACGTATGTCTAGGTCTTGTCTTAGCCGTTAGATAAGCGGTATGCTATAATCTATAATGGATACAAAAATAAAGAGAGGTTCTTATATAATATTGTCCTAATCAGATGAAGTTTTCAAAGTTAGATCATTCTTTAATAAATTACATCGATGCTGGTGTTCCTTCTTTAGAAATCTTAactcaaaattatttttatttgcacactGACATTTCTAAATATGTTTTGATGTGCATGAATCACTCTTTTATCGTAGGGAAAATTTGCAGAAAAATACCATTAAAAGATACTTATATCGTATTACTAGGCAGTTCTTGCatatggagacgcctggtgctcCAGATGGCCAGAAGAGATACGGCGTCGGGATATATTGCTAACGCTTGAATTGAAATGGGCTGCCAAGATAGAATCGAAGTTGGTTACCGATAGAAAAGTTTAGTAAATTGTATTTCGTATGTTgtattttgtatttgtattaaTTGGCATTTAGCTTACTGTGAGCAGGTCTTCATCTTTTAATTGTGGCCAAGCGTATGTTACAATAATCTTTAATTGTCATTGTTTGTACAAGGAAATTCTTCTGTAAAACTATGTGGAATTCTGTACAATGGTATCTTTGACAACCGATGTCCATTGCGGTTAGCTTCTTGAAGGTCTTAATCTTGGATGATGCTTGAATCTTTGGAATAAAGAATCAATTTCATAAATTCAGTTCAAATATTctttcagattcatgaatctgaaacAGGTTTATCCGACAGAAGTGAATTCCAGCAGCGTGATGAAATCATCTCTGAAAAGTTAACTGAAATGAATGTTTCTTATGGCACGGCTCGCTTATTTCCAAATGCAACCGGGATCTTTTATGCAGTGTTGTTAAAATAATTGCAGTGTTGCCAGAATGTGCATGGTTATCGTCCACCGACCGGTTTATGCGTTGCCATTTTGGGCATTGAATTCCAGTTGTAGCGAACGCAACCACAAACAACAATTAGTCACCCGGTGTCAATCGTCATAAAATGCTTCCCTCGATTCGAACCAAACAGGAAGGAAAGACAAGATATTGGAACTCGCTCGAACATAGCGGGGTGACAACAGTAAGCAGTTTCGGGGTTTTCCCAAACCTTTCCGAAACAAGTTGTCGGTACTTTCCACACCAGACACGTTGTCCGGTACGCATAAAAATCGCACTACAACTGTAACGTCAAAACAAGACGACGCGCTTCATCCGTTCGTCGGATATTAATGATATCTGTGCGACACTTGGGCGGGTTATTTTGAGTCAGCGGGCAAAACCTGTCCCCAGTggtcgcgatcgcgatcgttgtTTTCTCCCGATGGGCACGCATACAACGCTCTCTGCACTCCGTTGGttagtgtgcgtgtggtggtgtgtggatgtgtgggtGAAGTACGTCTCACATAGTTCGGGGTGCGAATATGTAAATTAAACAACTCTGCCAGTGTGGCCGACAGTCCCGACCGATCAGCAGGCAGAAGCGGTGTAGCTGCAACGACAACATTATCTCCACTgatcacagcagcagcagtggttCGTCGTTCGCGTCGTCAATCGTACTCCGAACGTCGTGCGTTCCGGACCGATCGTGGTGAAGTGCTTATCCAGTAGTAGACGCGTAAACCTCACAGGATTCTAGCTAGTTTGTGCGTATAGCTTATGGGAGATAGCGGCTCCtactgtgttgtgttgtgatcTTTTGGAAAGCGATCGTGGGGCATGCTTTATATtaagaaacattttttgttaggaaagaaaacattccatAGCTCCACATAAAGAGACGTATGCAAGTGGACTTCCTCGCTATCTCGCTCTCCCTCTCTCAATATTCTGGAACTGGTGGGGATTCCGGTTTCTTGTTCGTGCAAAGGTGCTTAATCTCAGTGATTCGTTATAAAAGCTGTACTACCGGGTGCCGTCGCATCAGTtaagtggtggtggtgtagatCGCTCGTAGCAGACGACGTGATCAGCAGACGGCGTGTGAAGAGTAAGCGTAATACGACGCGTTTCCTATCGGGATCACAGTCGTGCCGTTACCGGTTCTTGGTGGTTTCAGTGTCGACGGCTTGTCGCCGGGTAGGGAAGATGCGCAAACGGGACGACAGAGTgatgcttctgctgctgttggtgtgtgttACGCTAGTTCCAGCAGTGATAGGACAGCAGCAAAAATTTCGACAACAAATCGGACCCGTAAATCGACGATCGTCCTTTGCTGATCCCGCCCCGGTACCGGCAACGGCATCACTCCAAGCTGCATTCGTTGGCGGCCAGACATTCAGCTACAATCCGGCCGCGGCAGCAGTAACCGAACTGGCACGGGTGATCGGCAGTATTCTCGGGCAGCAAAACAAGGCGGCCGTCTTTTCGCCGGTCAGTATCGTCTGTGCGCTATCGCTGATGTTAATCGGTGCCGAGCAGGAAACGAAGAACGAGCTGATACAGGTGCTCGGCTTCCAGCAGTACCGGAACCACCTGGACAACATCCATGAGCTGTACGGGCAGATGTTGAAGGATTTGGCCAAGACCGAGTTCGACCGTACGCCGCCACGCTGGCGCACCGCAAACCCCTGctacgacgacgatgacgaagaggaggcagcggcagcagcggcagaaTTTCCACCCGCGAAGGACATCATACGCGTGACGAACGCGGTGTTCGTGCAGGAGGGATTCCCGCTGAACGCCAGCTTCACGTACTACTCCAATCGGTACTACAGCAGCACGGCGGCCAACGTTCCATTCGCCACCAATCCTGCACGGGCGGCCGCCTTCATCAATGCGTGGGCACATCGCAGCACGGAGGGCAAGATCCGGGACATCCTGTCCGAATCCGTGGCGGCGGAAGCGGAAATGATTGTGGCCAGTGCGCTCTACTTCAAGGCACTGTGGTCGGAACCGTTCGAGCGGCAAGCAACCGAGCTCAAACCGTTCTATCCGGATGGTCACGGGAGAGAGTCAAAACAGGTACCGACAATGTCCACCGTCGGCTGCTACCCCTACTACGACGCGCGTGAATACGATGCGAAGATCGTAGGTCTCTCGTaccagggcaacaaaacggcaatGTACATCATCATGCCGAACAACTCAACCCGCCGGACCATGCTGGAGTTCCAGCGCCGTCTTACGCCGCTCATAATTGGTGAGCTGGTGTCAAAGATGACCCAGCGCAAGATGTACCTGCAGATGCCGAAGATGCAGATCACCAACACGATCAATCTGCGCGAGGTGCTGCAGCAGCTAGGGTTGCAAACGATCTTCAAGCGCGGCCAAAGCGATCTGTCCGGTATGGTTGCGATGCCGCGGCCGGTCCTGCAGTTCGCGACACGCTTCAGTGAAACGGGTGCACCGGCAGATCCCACGTCGGTCGTTTTCCCCAACGAGGAGTACAATGTGCAACCGGCGGCTGACATACGGCGCGGTACAGGGATGAACAACATTAACGCTGCGGCAGGAGAGTCGGCCCGTGAACGAGTGCCCGGTTCACTCCTGCACGTGAGCGAGTTCATCCACCGGGTTGAGCTCGACGTCAACGAGAAGGGTACGGAGGGTGGTGCGATCACGTCGTCCACCATCTTCCGGGCGCTACCATCCGTTCATCTGCGGATCGACGCACCGTTCCTGCTGCTGATCGGCCATGACGCTACGCGGCTACCACTGTTCTACGGTACGATCTACGACCCAACGCCCTAGGCGAACTGTTGGCGTACGAGAAGGTACGAGGCGGAAGTAACTCAACCTATTCCTTTGATGACTCCTTTGATGTGCATCAAGCGGCAAAGCAGGAAGATA
Protein-coding sequences here:
- the LOC128300695 gene encoding phenoloxidase-activating factor 3-like — translated: MHSGTLILTGWVVFVACCQTVTAQFNKCPDGESCINIHDCERFSPHHNQPAKWSTSLRDEFRRRVCERERIDGKSVFKVCCEDPVPLDEPASRRGLDLLDLEQCGSYTDDKISFGQDAKLFQFPWMALLKSKTGNFFCGGTLINERYVLTAAHCLVSNDAAFVRLGEYDLNSTIDCDKHGECAMAPQDIPVERTFSHEDYSGRYKMNDIGLIRLARRADLNDNVLPICLPVSPALGTKQTVFFVVGWGQTHNALFSNKLQYTKLTLVQNDACQTQLRQKDKFVRITDTQLCAIGADLSDNCSGDSGGPLKSISMQHSRYVQYGVVSFGLRTCGKQSAPGVYTKVENYIDWILSRLEE
- the LOC128300693 gene encoding phenoloxidase-activating factor 3-like, whose protein sequence is MQTSTTILSVTLLIATICQIVVAQFNQCTGSDRCININECARFGPHFNEPSKWSDSIRNEFRAKVCQREKSSSGNIYKVCCQKSVTYNSNRKRGLEVLDLEGCGAYSEDRIAFGQDAKLFQYPWMALLKPKIGSFLCGGTLINERYVLSAAHCLKHTDIAIVRLGEFDLRNTTDCDKRGELCAPPPQDISVERIIVHENYSARRKVNDIGLIRLARAASFNDNVSPICLPVSPVMRTTLKFYFVAGWGATESAPFSDKLQFTKLSLLANDECERQLLIVDPYTKLNDNQICAIGTKLSDNCVGDSGGPLKSISVNARYVQYGLVSFGLPTCGKQSAPGVYTRVESYINWILDNLEE
- the LOC128305766 gene encoding uncharacterized protein LOC128305766, yielding MRKRDDRVMLLLLLVCVTLVPAVIGQQQKFRQQIGPVNRRSSFADPAPVPATASLQAAFVGGQTFSYNPAAAAVTELARVIGSILGQQNKAAVFSPVSIVCALSLMLIGAEQETKNELIQVLGFQQYRNHLDNIHELYGQMLKDLAKTEFDRTPPRWRTANPCYDDDDEEEAAAAAAEFPPAKDIIRVTNAVFVQEGFPLNASFTYYSNRYYSSTAANVPFATNPARAAAFINAWAHRSTEGKIRDILSESVAAEAEMIVASALYFKALWSEPFERQATELKPFYPDGHGRESKQVPTMSTVGCYPYYDAREYDAKIVGLSYQGNKTAMYIIMPNNSTRRTMLEFQRRLTPLIIGELVSKMTQRKMYLQMPKMQITNTINLREVLQQLGLQTIFKRGQSDLSGMVAMPRPVLQFATRFSETGAPADPTSVVFPNEEYNVQPAADIRRGTGMNNINAAAGESARERVPGSLLHVSEFIHRVELDVNEKGTEGGAITSSTIFRALPSVHLRIDAPFLLLIGHDATRLPLFYGTIYDPTRTKMKLFQALSFTLWLLLVPLVHGQWNGYNTRSPFSKITPMIRGRFASSKGATPPPITTTTRRPAAPPTTGYSATRLSLTPENDSKISQTVVDFMMRISRTLVQHHSKTELFSPISIITVANLLFLGSAGDTHAEFGKVLTPSSMNWKQMHQRYGKVLANLVSAEPDDSRRDQWRRQTCPRDEDYDDEPTTPAPKSQIIRVANGIFYQKDLQMRQQYVSLARSLYGALVQPIDVQNSGASTAKINKWVSNVTAGKIRNMLEGPLSPSSSVVIANALYFKAKWKTQFEPLVTRDSSFFPDGIDGPSIRVKMMSMGGCLPFYKPRDVLDVSIVGLPYRDDTSTMYLIQPANSSRTAIRRLQASLTGKMVDSWIAQMKLQSTMVRLPKMHLKNSVDLLQSFQKLGFNSILSPAKSDLTNMISSGTTGEKPYVNQILHKLDLTIDEEGTEGAAATSALVDRIGSQRMFNGNTPFLIYLRHDATGLPLFYGPIFDPR